From Cydia strobilella chromosome 7, ilCydStro3.1, whole genome shotgun sequence, one genomic window encodes:
- the LOC134742726 gene encoding mpv17-like protein 2: protein MHAACGMRLLQATSPIRSQHRSISAFNRGIAVLFKPKNLLLTNSLTSGIFMFMGDLAQQEFEYRSQYLKKRYDWARSARMLTVGMLMGPLHHYYYIYLDKVLPGADIKTVFKKIAYDQLFASPATILLFFVGMSFLENKSTQQTKDEIAYKFKYTYIGDCLFWPPVQFINFYFLPTKYRVFYINGATMLFNVFLSYIKHFDQH, encoded by the exons ATGCATGCTGCGTGTGGCATGAGGCTCCTACAAGCCACGAGCCCTATCAGGAGTCAACATAGGTCAATTTCAGCATTCAATCGCGGTATAGCAGTCCTTTTCAAACCAAAGAACTTGCTACTGACCAACAGCTTAACATCAGGAATATTCATGTTTATGGGAGACTTGGCACAGCAAGAGTTTGAATATCGATCTCAATATCTTAAAAAACGATATGATTGGGCAAGATCAG CAAGAATGTTAACTGTAGGAATGCTTATGGGTCCATTACACCActactattatatttatttagacaAAGTACTACCTGGTGCTGACATTAAGacagttttcaaaaaaattgctTATGATCAACTGTTTGCATCACCTGCaactattttattattctttGTTGGAATGAGCTTCCTAGAAAACAAAAGCACTCAACAAACAAAGGATGAGATTGCATACAAGTTCAAGTACACATACATA GGTGACTGCTTATTTTGGCCACCAGTACAGTTCATCAACTTTTATTTCTTACCAACAAAATACAGGGTATTTTACATAAATGGCGCAACAATGttatttaacgtatttttatcttatataaaacattttgatcAACATTGA
- the LOC134743150 gene encoding uncharacterized protein LOC134743150 translates to MAQLSENLDFSGLFKLDVLVHLDIASYSFYELGLKKFLAVSSNKELLFFFINRESERTEKNLDWDFLDNPIFCMCFEPSGTWVLIVSEQKILLVPFLPQFTPQNVFDCKWSLSSVTVLPLANIPKPTTVVWWLTKESENIIIIGSKIGTVTFYSLESQSVVGECKVSSEIKDLQICFDDSLDLLALLISGGKLQQWKLVLEHRSYGYNWLQQCRAQADKRDGFMSYIKQLSKDKITLFSQGGSKDDKSQPIEYCLKPTEYLPSFRKGSNNWALSAQYVNGRHFLTAFELNEGTLILESPEEESPSRTLRPRIKKDGQYILGLWSQRLIFLLRKNELEVHSANFSVVQGEGLLGTKRDFTELWAAELIGDVRGAHIMSSKEPSNATGGWKEPTFMCDLQLPRFALDGCLVVTSCGAYILNTVSEPCEWLVGVIMRGGGGAEQRAAALGAPVPTLLRASADMLLSRGKIAPAMYLFSLSQSQPDGWVARLGVFGRLHELSMYKHTGHAALGAPAVAIKMLALLLKMGTNEEETFDMDAKFTTLSSVELTELTSIAAAIGLWALVPLFSTHCGHPALILTALKSRKLCRSAINCLLQQLYIVPLLLVENAQWLFDFIAEKCDSFDTKILKCFCLWLNPMQEQLRPVMRDLNQGISSIYTTRMLQLISTFMRVACSLEARSPCPDIHLELTPTSETWKNQFVPRRTLSCGLGHWALTDDGNAKVMMTETPVNTEVIGRVVDVACGRHHTLILTENGIYAAGDNSYGQLGVGAAWGGAEAGGGALLRARARARGPGGDTAPVTAVAAGHYHSAAVDQGGRLYTWGWGVHGQLGLGTIDDKWTPQLVTKFQGRKVLRVGCGACHTVVLTRNGEVWAMGAGVFGQLGSSARDKSSLPLRVALDAVENIAVGYFHNLALTQKRELWCWGASPQQVRAAAARRDPPPGPRDPHLTPARVDTSRVAAPILQMSAGWHHSCIVDSAGTLYSWGLNFDGQLGSGDRKQIPIPTEVRIRTDSQPDNAQVAKPSTTPRDDGPSKALVACGGDFTVYIDDDGRIYATGNMHLQTNNEKEKGSNRVIMMKTTKRVIKIPASRSNNKFLFQPIDRIDIMFPFDIDGSQRKPLEPRLNPLTSCNDFKKKSWADDIILLLREYINEDILANNLNMAAKLAFHNKKYSDCLKLLLENLKSSPQEDRLYLTHTEFEVNENKSASPKYLRKEDELKIVITNIMSKRIKDISLTILNEDPYPVIDSSIYQSLPCCCNEMKYIPKKTIATSTTLITEIDLSEKAANVIDRCISIFPVDTKLWEVCFRLSKDFYLENNLAVAELEKVLRKYMESNATTMAGAIMYSNDCAQYSQILSPKFYLNMCSEVLDTWG, encoded by the exons ATGGCCCAATTAAGTGAAAATTTAGATTTTTCTGGTTTATTTAAGTTAGATGTCCTTGTCCATCTTGATATAGCTTCGTACAGTTTCTATGAACTTGGACTAAAAAAGTTCTTGGCTGTTTCCAGTAACAAGGAATTGTTATTCTTTTTTATTAATCGTGAATCAGAACGCACAGAGAAGAATTTAGATTGGGATTTTCTGGATAACCCGATCTTCTGTATGTGTTTTGAACCTAGTGGTACTTGGGTTCTTATCGTTAGCGAACAGAAGATCTTGCTCGTTCCGTTTCTTCCTCAATTTACGCCTCAAAATGTATTTGATTGTAAGTGGTCCCTCTCGAGTGTCACAGTTCTTCCCCTCGCAAATATTCCAAAGCCTACTACCGTCGTGTGGTGGCTTACTAAGGAATccgaaaacataattattattggaTCTAAG ATTGGAACAGTGACATTTTATAGCTTGGAATCCCAAAGTGTGGTTGGAGAATGTAAAGTCTCAAGTGAAATCAAAGACTTACAGATTTGTTTTGATGATTCTTTAGATCTACTTGCTCTCTTg ATCTCTGGAGGAAAGTTGCAGCAATGGAAATTAGTTCTAGAGCACAGGTCATACGGCTACAACTGGCTGCAGCAATGTCGAGCGCAGGCTGACAAGCGGGATGGCTTTATGTCTTACATCAAACAACTGTCCAAGGACAAAATCACACTCTTCAGTCAGGGTGGCAGCAAAG atGACAAATCTCAACCCATAGAGTACTGTTTGAAGCCCACTGAATACCTGCCATCGTTTCGCAAGGGATCCAACAATTGGGCACTGTCAGCCCAGTATGTTAATGGAAGACATTTTCTTACAGCTTTTGAACTTAATGAAGGCACATTGATT CTGGAAAGCCCAGAGGAAGAATCTCCATCGAGAACACTCAGACCACGTATTAAGAAGGATGGCCAGTATATACTAGGGCTTTGGTCGCAGAGACTTATATTTCTATTGAGGAAAAATGAGTTGGAAGTGCACAGTGCAAATTTTTCAGTTGTTCAA GGTGAAGGACTTCTAGGCACCAAAAGGGACTTCACAGAGCTATGGGCAGCGGAGCTCATAGGCGATGTCCGCGGCGCGCACATCATGTCGTCCAAGGAGCCGTCTAATGCTACCGGCGGTTGGAAGGAACCGACTTTCATGTGCGACCTTCAACTGCCGCGGTTTGCGCTGGACGGCTGCCTCGTTGTCACCTCCTGCGGGGCTTACATATTGAATACTGT GTCGGAACCGTGCGAATGGCTAGTGGGCGTTATaatgcgcggcggcggcggcgcggagcAACGCGCGGCCGCGCTCGGCGCGCCCGTGCCCACTCTCCTGCGCGCCTCGGCCGACATGCTGCTGTCGCGCGGCAAGATCGCGCCGGCCATGTACCTGTTCTCGCTGTCACAG AGTCAGCCGGACGGATGGGTTGCTCGTTTGGGAGTGTTCGGACGCCTCCACGAACTGTCCATGTATAAACATACCGGTCATGCTGCGCTCGGCGCGCCCGCCGTCGCCATCAAAATGTTGGCGCTGCTGCTCAAGATGGGGACCAATGAGGAGGAAACGTTCGACAT GGACGCAAAATTCACAACGCTCTCATCAGTCGAACTAACCGAACTCACATCGATCGCCGCCGCCATCGGTCTCTGGGCCCTAGTTCCATTGTTCAGTACTCACTGCGGTCACCCTGCCCTTATACTGACCGCACTGAAATCAAGGAAACTCTGCCGCAGCGCGATCAACTGTTTACTGCAACAGTTGTATATTGTGCCGCTGCTTTTAGTAGAAAATGCTCAGTGGCTGTTTGATTTTATAGCGGAGAAATGTGACAGTTTTGATACGAAGATTCTCAAG tgCTTCTGTTTATGGTTGAATCCTATGCAAGAACAATTGCGACCTGTTATGCGAGATTTAAATCAGGGAATATCTTCAATCTAC ACAACAAGAATGCTCCAGCTAATATCGACATTTATGCGTGTAGCCTGCTCTCTCGAAGCCCGCAGCCCGTGCCCAGACATCCACCTCGAATTGACGCCAACCTCTGAAACGTGGAAGAATCAGTTTGTACCCAGGAG GACACTCAGCTGCGGTTTAGGACACTGGGCGCTAACCGACGACGGGAACGCCAAAGTGATGATGACAGAGACGCCGGTCAATACGGAAGTGATCGGCAGAGTCGTGGACGTGGCTTGTGGAAGACATCACACATTGATTTTGACGGAGAATGGG ATATACGCGGCAGGAGACAACAGCTACGGGCAGCTAGGCGTGGGCGCGGCGTGGGGCGGCGCGGAGGCGGGGGGCGGCGCGCTgctgcgggcgcgggcgcgggcgcggggccCGGGGGGGGACACCGCGCCCGTCACCGCGGTGGCTGCCGGCCATTACCACTCGGCTGCCGTCGACCAGGGCGGCCGGCTCTACACTTGGGG ATGGGGCGTGCACGGTCAGCTCGGTCTCGGCACCATCGATGACAAATGGACTCCGCAGCTAGTCACTAAGTTCCAGGGCAGAAAA GTACTGCGCGTGGGCTGCGGCGCGTGTCACACCGTAGTGTTGACCCGTAACGGCGAGGTGTGGGCGATGGGCGCCGGCGTGTTCGGCCAGCTCGGCTCGAGCGCGCGCGATAAGAGCTCGCTGCCGCTGCGGGTTGCGCTCGACGCTGTTGAGAACATTGCGGTTGGATACTTTCACAAT TTGGCGCTAACTCAAAAGCGCGAGCTGTGGTGCTGGGGCGCCAGTCCGCAGCAGGTCcgcgccgcggccgcgcgccgcgACCCGCCCCCCGGGCCGCGCGACCCGCACCTCACACCCGCCAGGGTCGACACCAGTAGAGTAGCGGCACCCATCCTACAG ATGTCAGCTGGTTGGCACCATTCATGCATTGTCGACAGTGCGGGCACGCTGTACTCGTGGGGTTTGAACTTCGACGGACAGTTAG gaAGTGGTGACAGAAAACAAATACCAATACCAACCGAAGTAAGGATCCGAACGGATTCGCAGCCCGACAACGCGCAAGTGGCCAAGCCTTCCACCACACCACGCGACGACGGGCCGTCTAAGGCGCTCGTGGCGTGTGGAGGGGACTTTACTGTGTATATTGACGACGATGGCAGGATTTATGCCACTGGCAACATGCACTTGCAA ACTAACAACGAAAAGGAAAAAGGCAGCAATCGCGTCATAATGATGAAAACGACTAAACGCGTCATCAAAATCCCCGCCAGCCGCTCCAACAACAAGTTCCTCTTCCAGCCCATCGACAGGATCGACATCATGTTCCCTTTCGACATCGACGGCTCGCAGAGGAAACCTTTAGAACCGAGACTTAACCCCCTCACGTCCTGCAACGATTTCAAAAAGAAATCATGGGCCGATGACATCATTCTGCTTCTAAGGGAATATATTAACGAGGACATACTCGCCAACAACCTTAACATGGCAGCTAAACTCGCTTtccataacaaaaaatactcgGATTGTTTAAAACTTCTGTTAGAGAATTTAAAATCCAGTCCACAAGAAGACCGTCTCTACCTCACTCATACGGAATTTGAGGTGAATGAAAACAAAAGCGCCTCACCTAAATATCTACGCAAAGAAGATGAACTCAAAATTGTTATAACAAACATAATGTCTAAGAGAATCAAAGACATATCCCTGACTATACTCAACGAAGATCCCTATCCTGTGATAGATTCTTCTATATACCAGAGTTTGCCGTGTTGctgcaatgaaatgaaatatataccAAAGAAAACCATCGCTACATCTACTACCCTTATAACAGAAATCGACTTATCAGAAAAAGCAGCAAATGTAATTGATAGATGCATCAGTATTTTCCCTGTCGATACTAAACTGTGGGAGGTATGTTTCCGCCTCTCAAAGGACTTTTACTTGGAAAATAATTTGGCAGTTGCAGAGTTAGAAAAAGTGTTACGTAAATACATGGAGTCTAACGCTACGACGATGGCGGGTGCCATAATGTACTCAAATGATTGTGCTCAATACAGTCAAATTTTGTCGCCCAAGTTCTACTTGAACATGTGCAGCGAAGTACTTGATACGTGGGGCTGA